The Rhodopseudomonas palustris genome window below encodes:
- a CDS encoding type II toxin-antitoxin system VapB family antitoxin → MHLNIKNDEAHQLATELARMTGESLTAAVTNALREQLAREHRRRQTDQIAQRLLKIGGRYAALPDTGRTPDEILGYDENGLPT, encoded by the coding sequence ATGCATCTCAACATCAAGAACGACGAAGCTCATCAGTTAGCGACAGAGCTGGCCCGCATGACCGGGGAGAGCCTCACTGCGGCGGTGACCAATGCGCTGCGCGAACAGCTCGCCCGCGAGCATCGTCGCCGCCAAACCGACCAGATCGCGCAACGACTGCTGAAAATCGGAGGCCGGTACGCCGCATTGCCTGACACCGGGAGAACTCCAGACGAGATTCTCGGCTACGATGAGAACGGATTGCCCACGTGA
- a CDS encoding type II toxin-antitoxin system VapC family toxin — protein sequence MIVIDTSAIIAIFREEPEAAQFARLIASDDQPVLSSGNLLEAAIALRGLKDIQPAKAERWLDDFIAAARIRIEPVTTEQAGYARSAHLRFGKGTGHKAALNYGDCFAYALAKALNAPLLCKGNDFPLTDIPLVT from the coding sequence GTGATCGTCATCGACACGTCGGCGATCATTGCGATCTTTCGCGAGGAACCAGAGGCAGCCCAGTTTGCGCGGCTCATCGCCTCCGACGACCAACCGGTTCTCTCCTCGGGCAATTTGCTGGAGGCCGCGATCGCTCTTCGTGGACTAAAGGACATTCAGCCAGCCAAAGCCGAACGATGGCTTGATGACTTCATCGCGGCGGCCCGCATCCGGATCGAGCCCGTCACCACCGAGCAGGCCGGATACGCGCGTTCGGCGCATCTGCGGTTCGGGAAAGGGACCGGCCACAAAGCAGCTCTCAACTACGGAGATTGCTTCGCCTATGCGCTGGCCAAAGCTTTGAATGCCCCCCTGCTGTGCAAGGGCAACGACTTTCCGCTGACCGATATTCCGCTTGTCACGTAG
- a CDS encoding Crp/Fnr family transcriptional regulator codes for MATIDTSLVAKLPLFAGLSPAELDAVLLEARSIRVPKNGHVFEQGEDAHSFFVLLHGHVRASKVTPAGEQIVVRYVAPGETLGVAMAIGLNRYPATATAVDDSIVLAWPTAAWPRLVEQYPALATNTLRTVGGRLQETHSRVVEMSTQQVEQRVAHALLRLAKQSGRKVENGVQIDFPISRQDIAQMTGTTLHTVSRLLSGWEQKGLIESGRQKIVLREPHQLVVLADQAPDDKTS; via the coding sequence ATGGCGACGATCGATACTTCCCTGGTTGCGAAACTGCCGCTGTTTGCGGGGCTGAGCCCGGCGGAGCTCGACGCCGTGCTGCTGGAGGCGCGGTCGATCCGGGTTCCCAAGAACGGCCATGTGTTCGAACAGGGCGAGGACGCTCATTCGTTCTTTGTGCTGCTGCACGGCCACGTCCGCGCCAGCAAGGTGACGCCGGCCGGCGAGCAGATCGTGGTGCGCTATGTCGCGCCCGGCGAGACGCTGGGTGTGGCGATGGCGATCGGGCTCAACCGCTATCCGGCGACTGCCACCGCGGTCGACGATTCGATCGTGCTGGCCTGGCCGACCGCGGCGTGGCCGCGGCTGGTCGAGCAGTATCCGGCGCTCGCCACCAACACGCTGCGCACCGTCGGCGGCCGGCTGCAGGAGACGCATTCCCGGGTGGTGGAGATGTCGACCCAGCAGGTCGAGCAGCGCGTCGCCCATGCGCTGCTGCGGCTCGCCAAGCAGAGCGGCCGCAAGGTCGAGAATGGCGTGCAGATCGACTTCCCGATCAGCCGGCAGGACATCGCACAGATGACCGGCACCACGCTGCACACCGTGAGCCGGCTGTTGTCGGGCTGGGAGCAGAAGGGCCTGATCGAAAGCGGCCGGCAGAAGATCGTGCTGCGCGAGCCACATCAACTCGTGGTGCTGGCCGATCAGGCGCCCGACGATAAGACCTCCTGA
- a CDS encoding DUF1858 domain-containing protein, whose protein sequence is MSIDRTLVVEDVMRRWPATIRVFLDFKLACVGCPIATFHTIEDSCNEHGIAEAPFLAALREAVAQSQEVLSSGA, encoded by the coding sequence ATGTCGATTGACCGCACCCTCGTAGTCGAAGACGTGATGCGCCGATGGCCGGCGACGATCCGGGTGTTCCTGGATTTCAAGCTCGCCTGCGTTGGCTGCCCGATCGCGACGTTTCACACGATCGAGGATTCCTGCAACGAGCATGGCATCGCCGAGGCGCCGTTTCTCGCGGCGCTACGCGAGGCGGTGGCGCAGTCTCAGGAGGTCTTATCGTCGGGCGCCTGA
- the nirK gene encoding copper-containing nitrite reductase, translating into MMTRRDTLLSAAVTALLLSAPTVAAAAAEDDVSKLPRQKVELVAPPFVHAHQQATKDGPKVVEFKMVVQEKEVVIDEDGTKFQAMTFNGSMPGPLMVVHEGDYVELTLVNPASNTMPHNIDFHASTGALGGGALTLINPGEQVVLRFKADRSGVFVYHCAPGGNMIPWHVVSGMNGAIMVLPRDGLKDRNGKPLRYDRVYYIGEQDMYVPKDQNGKYKAYASPAESYVDTAEVMRKLIPTHVVFNGKVGALTGKNAMPAKVGETVLIVHSQANRDTRPHLIGGHGDYVWETGKFANPPETNLETWFIRGGSAGAALYTFKQPGVYAYLNHNLIEAIELGATAHFKVDGKWNDDLMKQVSAPGPIPGGPTN; encoded by the coding sequence ATGATGACCCGCCGAGATACTCTGCTGAGCGCTGCCGTCACCGCACTGTTACTCAGCGCGCCGACCGTGGCAGCAGCCGCCGCGGAAGACGATGTCTCCAAGCTGCCGCGCCAGAAGGTCGAACTGGTCGCACCGCCGTTCGTGCACGCGCATCAGCAGGCCACCAAGGACGGACCCAAGGTCGTCGAATTCAAGATGGTGGTGCAGGAAAAGGAAGTGGTGATCGACGAAGACGGCACCAAATTCCAGGCGATGACCTTCAACGGTTCGATGCCCGGACCGTTGATGGTGGTGCACGAGGGCGACTATGTCGAACTGACGCTGGTCAATCCCGCCAGCAACACCATGCCGCACAACATCGACTTCCACGCCTCGACCGGCGCACTCGGTGGCGGCGCGCTGACGCTGATCAATCCCGGCGAACAGGTGGTGCTGCGCTTCAAGGCCGATCGCTCGGGCGTATTCGTGTATCACTGCGCTCCGGGCGGCAACATGATCCCGTGGCACGTCGTTTCCGGCATGAACGGCGCCATCATGGTGCTGCCGCGTGACGGCCTGAAGGATCGGAACGGCAAGCCGCTGCGCTACGACCGGGTCTATTACATCGGCGAGCAGGACATGTACGTGCCGAAGGATCAGAACGGCAAATACAAGGCCTATGCGTCGCCGGCCGAATCCTACGTCGACACCGCCGAGGTGATGCGCAAGCTGATCCCGACCCATGTGGTGTTCAACGGCAAGGTCGGAGCGCTGACCGGCAAGAACGCGATGCCCGCCAAGGTCGGCGAGACCGTGCTGATCGTGCATTCGCAGGCCAACCGCGACACCCGCCCGCACCTGATCGGCGGTCACGGCGACTACGTCTGGGAGACCGGCAAGTTCGCCAATCCGCCGGAGACCAATCTGGAGACCTGGTTCATTCGCGGCGGTTCGGCCGGTGCTGCGCTCTACACCTTCAAGCAGCCGGGCGTTTACGCCTACCTCAACCACAACCTGATCGAAGCG